A stretch of the Muntiacus reevesi chromosome 8, mMunRee1.1, whole genome shotgun sequence genome encodes the following:
- the LOC136173272 gene encoding heterogeneous nuclear ribonucleoprotein A1-like, producing the protein MSKSESPKEPEQLQKLFIRGLSFETTDESLRSHFEQWGTLTDCVVVRDPNTKRSRGFGFVTYATVEEVDAAMNARPHKVDGRVVEPKRAVSREDSQRPGAHLTVKKIFVGGIKEDTEEHHLRDYFEQYEKIEVIEIMTDRGSGKKRGFAFVTFDDHDPVDKIVIQKYHTVNGHNCEVRKALSKQEMASASASQRGRSGSGNFGGGRGGGFGGNDSFGRGGNFSGRGGFGGSCGGGRYGGSGDGYNGFGSDGSNFGGGGSYNDFGNYNNQSSNFGPMKRGNFGGRSSGPYGGGGQYFAKPRNQGGYGGSSSSSSYGSGRRF; encoded by the coding sequence ATGTCTAAATCAGAGTCTCCCAAAGAGCCCGAACAGCTGCAGAAGCTCTTCATCAGAGGATTGAGCTTTGAAACAACTGATGAGAGTCTGAGGAGCCATTTTGAGCAATGGGGAACGCTCACAGACTGTGTGGTAGTGAGGGATCCAAACACCAAGCGCTCCAGAGGCTTCGGGTTTGTCACATACGCCACGGTGGAGGAGGTGGATGCGGCCATGAATGCAAGGCCACACAAGGTGGACGGAAGAGTTGTGGAACCAAAGAGGGCCGTGTCAAGAGAAGATTCTCAAAGACCTGGTGCCCACTTGACTGTGAAAAAGATTTTTGTTGGTGGCATTAAAGAAGACACTGAAGAACATCACCTGAGAGATTAttttgaacagtatgaaaaaattGAAGTAATTGAAATCATGACTGATCGAGGCAGTGGCAAAAAGAGAGGGTTTGCTTTTGTAACCTTTGATGACCATGACCCTGTAGACAAGATTGTCATTCAGAAATACCACACTGTGAATGGCCACAACTGTGAAGTGAGAAAAGCCCTGTCTAAGCAAGAGATGGCTAGTGCTTCAGCCAGCCAGAGAGGTCGAAGTGGTTCTGGAAACTTCGGTGGTGGTCGTGGAGGTGGTTTTGGTGGGAATGACAGCTTTGGTCGTGGAGGAAACTTCAGTGGTCGAGGTGGCTTTGGTGGCAGCTGTGGTGGTGGCAGATATGGTGGCAGTGGGGATGGATATAATGGATTTGGTAGTGACGGAAGCAATTTTGGAGGTGGCGGAAGCTACAATGATTTTGGCAATTACAACAATCAATCTTCAAATTTTGGACCCATGAAAAGAGGAAACTTTGGAGGCAGAAGTTCTGGCCCCTATGGTGGTGGAGGCCAATACTTTGCCAAACCACGAAACCAAGGTGGCTATGGTGGttccagcagcagcagtagctatgGCAGTGGCAGAAGATTTTAA